CTGCTCGCCCGCCCGTGCAGCCTCCACCGCCGCATTCAGCGCCAGGATGTTGGTCTGGAAGGCAATGCCGTCGATCACACCGATGATGTCGCCGATCTTGCGCGAACTGTCGCTGATGTCACCCATGGTCGATACCACTTGACCCATCACCTCACCGCCGCGCTGCGCGTTGGTGGCGGCCGAGCTGACCAGCTGGTTGGCGGTGGTGGCCGCGTCTGCGGTCTGCCGCACGGTGCCGGTGAGCTCGGTCAGCGAGGCGGCGGCTTCCTCCAGGTTGGAGGCGGTCTGCTCGGTGCGGGCCGAGAGGTCCATGTTGCCCGAGGCGATCTCGGCGCTGGCGGTGGTGATGCTGTCGGTGGAGCCCCGGACCTCGCCGATCAGGCGCTGCAAGGAGGCCTGCATCTTCTGCAGCGCGCGCAGCAGTTGGCCGGTCTCATCATTGCCGACCACCCGGATCTGACGGCTCAGGTCGAAGTTCGCAATCGCATCGGCCACCAGTGCGGCTTCATGCAGCGGTCGGGTGATGGACCGGCTCAGCCACACGGCCAGCGCCCCGCCGGTCAGCAGCGAGAACACGCCGAACACCACCAGGGCGATGCGGGCCCGGCTGTTGGTCTCCACCACCGCCAGCATGGCCGCATCCAACTGGTCGCGTTGCTGCTGGACGATGTCGCGGATGCCGTCCAGGTAAGCCGTGGAGGCGGCTTGGAACTGCTGCTCGAACAGTTGCTTGGCCTTGTCGGTCTCGCCACTCTTCTTGAGCGCCGTGATGGTGTCGCGCAGGTTGATGAAGGTCTTTCGCAGCTCGACGACCTTGTCGTAGCTGGCACGCTCCTGCGGTGTGGTGAGCAGCTTGTCGAGCCTTTGCTGCAACTCGGTGGAGATGCGGGTGGCCTCGGTGGCCTGCGCACTGAAGAAGGTCGCCAGGGTGGGATCATTGCTCGCCGCGATGGCGGTCGTGCGTGTGGCGCCATTGAAGACGTTGCGATACCAGTCGGCGGCCGTGCGTTCGGTCACCAGCGAACTGCGATACATGTCCTCGGTCTCGGCCGCCACCCGACGCAATCCCCAGTACCCGAGCGCCGAACCGATCAAGGCGATCAACAGCACCAACGCCTGCACCAGGAGCAGTCGCCTGGCGATGGACTGCCCCCCGGAGGCGGCGGGAGGCGACAGCGACGCGCCAGACATTGAAGCGGTGAAGGCGGATGGACCCGACATGCGATGCTCCTTTTGCGTTCGCCCTAACGGGCGGCGTACGGTCATCTTGGCACGGGGGTGTGAACCGCGCCATCACTGCATGCAGCGACGGACCGGTCAAAGTGCGCAGAAATTCGAATCCATGGCCTGGCATTGCGGCGATCCGGCCCCGTGGCAGGCCTCGACCACCGACCGCTTCACACTTTGTTCCCGACAGGCGCCATCCGGCTGATATACGCTTGCTCCCGGCGACATCGACCCTCCACGGGATCCCGTTGACGGGGCGGTCGGTGACCCGCCGCCTGAACTTCTTTCGACACCAATGTCCTTCGATCACCTCCGCCCTGGTGCCTTCATGCGCAACACCCCTCGCTTCGCCTCGCTGCTGCTCTCCGCTTCCCTCGCGACGTCGCTCGCCGCACTGTGCCTGCCGGCAGGTGCCGAGAGCATTGCCTCTTCAGCCTCCAGCGCCGGATCGGCCTCGTCGGGGAGCGTGTCCGATTCGTTGGAGAACTCCAGCAACAGCTCCAGCAAGGACAAGAAGGTCGCCCAGGGCGAATACCAGGTGATCGCTGCCGCGCCCGCCCAGGGCCGCCCGGACACCACGCGGCTGCAACTGCGGTCGACCGACCCGATGGTCGCAGCCGAGTTCTATCTGCTGGTGCCCAGCCGCGCGATGGGTGGCCGTCCGCTTCATGCCGGCGACAAGGTGATGGCCGCGCAGCGCGACTACGGCTTCGAGTTCGCCCGCGCGGAAAACCGCGAGCCCTTCTTCCTGGTGCTGAACGACGACTGGCACCGCGAACTGCAGTCGCATCCGGTGACCTTGTGAGCCTGCGAGCGGACGCCGCTGCCGCGTCCTGCATCGACGAACCGCGTCGCCGATCGACCGAGGGAAAGCGCCGACAGGGCCGGCGGGCGCTGGGTCTGCTCGTGGGCGTCGGGCTCATGCTCAGCGGCCTGAATGCCGGCGCTGCGGTCTTCTGCGACCGCCCGTCCGACCTCAACGCCATCGACCAGGATCGCCAGCTGCGGCTGGTGGCCGAGGTCAAGCGGGTGTTGCAGCAGGCGGGACCGGCAGCCGCGCTGGTGTCCCGCTCCGGCACCGACCTGGATCGCTTCAACATCCGGTACTCCCATGCCGGACTGGCACTGCGCGACAGTGCCAATGGCGCGTGGTCGGTGCGCCAGCTCTACTACGCCTGTGACGAGTCACGGCCCCGTCTGTTCGACCAGGGCCTCACCGGCTTCCTCATGAGCGCCGGCAAGATCGAGCCGACTCGGCTGTCGATGGTGTTGCTCCCGCCGGAGCCCGCGCAGCGACTGGCCACCTTGGCGTTGGACAACCGCCGAGCGCTCGCACTGCTGGCGCCGCAGTACAGCGCCAACGCGTATGCCTTCAGCACCCGCTACCAGAACTGCAACCAATGGGTGGCCGAACTCATGGCCAGCGCCTGGAGCGGTGAGCCCCCCGACGACCGGCCCGCGGCGCAGCAGCGCCTGTCGGCCTTGGGCTATGAACCCGAGGCGGTGCGCATCCCCTCGCACAGCCTGATGTTCGCGGCCCAGTTCGTGCCGCTGGTGCATCTGGACGATCACCCGATCGACGACCTCTACGCACTGCGCATGCGGGTGTCGACGCCCGCATCGCTCGAGGCCTTCGCACACCGTCTCGCGCCCGAGGCCGAGCGGGTGGAGCTTTGCGCCACTGCCGACCGCCTGGTGGTGCGCCGCGGGTGGCAGCCGCTGGACGCCTCCTGCATGCCCGGGGCAATGGACCAGATCATCGCCCTGCGCGACTGATCGCGCCGCGCCTTCGACGCCACGACCTCGCGGGGTGGCACCACCATGCGGCCCCTCCCCCGTTGGTGGGAGCGCGCCCGCGGCGCTTCGGTGGCAACCTGCGAAGCAACAAACAAGCACGGGGACAACAACAGGACGACGACCCGCACAGCCAGCGTGGCAAAAGCCGCGACGACCTGCCGCACCGATGACGCGGACTGCGCCTTGTCGCATCGTGTCGTGTCGCAACGCATCGTGTCGCATCGCATCGTGTCGCATCGCACGGCCCTGCCCTGCCCTGCACTGCACCTCCTGCGCTGCGCCGATGGCGTTGGACAGCGCCGCGGACACTGTCCTCAGCGCACGGCGTACGTCGCCGATGGCGGCGACAGCGTCGGCTGGGCGGCGCGACATTCGCCCCGCAATGTGGCTTACGTCATTTGACCGGGCCACGCGCCGACACCACACTGCCGGCGGCTCGCGGAAGTCGTGGCGGGTCAGGCATCGTCCAGGGATGCATGAGGAGCCTTCGGGACTTGTGACGCGCGCCATTCAAAGAGCGGGCGCACAGGACGGGCACCTCGGCATCGACCTTCGGGCGACCGATCTTCGGGAACAGCATCTGCGTGTGATTGTTGGCGCATCACGCTGTAGGGATCGGTATCTTCCGTTATTCGCGTGTGTATCTCGTCGCTAAGATCTTCTTCAGGTTGGGAACACAACGCAGCGCGTAGAGGGAAACGAGATGAAGGCCAAATGGCTGTTGGCTTCGGGTCTGTGGATGGCAGCGATGAGCGTGTCCATGCATGCGGTGGCCCAGGTGCCCTATGTGTTCACCTACAACCCGGGGCCCTCGTACGGCACCAAGTGGATGGCCAAGGTGTCCGATGGTGCGGTGGAGTCGTCCGCCTCGGTGCTGAATGGCGCACCCCGCCCGGTGTGGGCGCGGATCTGCTACAGCATCGGCCCGTCCGACAGCACGGTCACCGTGTATGCGCAATCGGGCAATGGCCCGGTGCAGTCGTCGGAGGTCGCCTGGGGTGGCTGTGCCGATGTCTTCGGCACCAGCGTCTGGATCGGCAATCCCTATCCCCAAGTCGTCGGCGGCTATTACGGCATTGCGCCGGCCACTCCCGCACCCTAACCCTGAATTCCGGTTCGACTGCGGCGCAGCCGGGCCGTCTTTGCCTGTTCATCAGAACAATTTCGGAGGAATCCATGCCTGCTACTACCCTCGCACGTTCCGTGCTGAAGTCCGCCCTGGTGCTGTCGCCGCTGCTGCTGGCCGGCTGCCTGGCCACCGCGCCCACCATGGGCGAGAACAAGGGCACCGTGTCCGGCGCGGCCGGCGGTGCGCAGGCGGAAAACCAGAACAGCAAGCTCGAGCACTGCGACGAGACGCTGGGCACGCTGGCCATGTTCGAGGATCCGCAAGCCCCGTGGTGGTCGCAGATGCGCGAACGCCAGCTCGGCTCGACCCTGCCCGTGCTGCGCCTGATGGTTCAGCAAAGCAATTGCTTCGTGATCGTGGAACGCGGCAAGGCCTTCGCCAACATGGAGCGCGAGCGCGCGCTGATGCAGTCTGGTGAGACCCGCGCGGGCAGCAACTTCGGCCAGGGCCAGATCGTGGCAGCGGACTACACCATGAGCCCCGAGATCCAGTTCGCCGGCAAGACCGGCGGCGCGGGCGGCGGCATCGGGACCGGCGCCATCGGCCTGATCACGGCGGTGGCGGCCAACATGAGCCAGAACGAAGCCTCGACCACGCTGCTGCTGGTGGACAACCGTTCGGGCGTGCAGATCGCTGCCGCCGAAGGCACCGGCAAGAACTTCGACTTCGGCTTCTTCGGTGGCAGCCTGTTCGGCAACAGCGCGGTCGCGGGCGGTGCCTATGCCAAGACCCCAGCGGGCAAGGTCGTCACTGCGGCGTTTGCGGACTCCTTCAACCAGATGGTGAAGGCCCTGCGCAACTACAAGGCGCAACAGGTCAAGGGTGGCCTGGGCACCGGTGGCCGCCTGGGCGTGTCCGGCGGATCGACCGCAGCGTCCAAGGAAGCCGACCAGCAAGCCGCTCCGGCCGCCACCCCCACCAAGAAGCCGGCCGCCGCCGCCAAGCCGAAGACGACCACCAAGTCGACGCCGGCCACCGGGACCGGCACGAAGTAATTGCGCCGGCGGGGCCGCTGCGAACGCGCAGGCCCTCGCATGATGGATCACCGACATCGCCCGATGCGCCTCAGCGGGATGAGGCGGGTCCGGCGATGTCGGCGCTTTCCGAGCCCGCATCGCCGCGTCGTCCAGAGGATCGCAACGCCCTGATGGGCGCGGCGCAGCGGCGGGTGAAGCCGACGCCACAACCTGATCGCCGCTGTTTCCTCGCCTTGCACATGCGGACCGCCACCGATGCCAGGCGGTTCGACGCTGTGATTCAATCGCGATCGTTCAGGCCCTGTCCCGGGGCCGTTGCGCCATGGAGATCCTGATGACCGGCCTTCGCTTCCTTGCTGTCCTGATCATTGCGGCCGGTGTCGCGGGTTTGATCTATCCCAGCTTCAGCTACACCAAGGACAGCTCCGAGGTGAAGCTCGGACCGTTGGAGTTCACCGTCAAGGACAAGGAGACGGTGAAGGTGCCCGTCTGGGCCAGCGCAGGCGCGATCGCGGTGGGCGTGGTGCTCCTGTTGGTGGGCGGTCGCAAGCGTTGATCGACCCGACGCTCAGCGTGCCGGAGGCCAGCACCGGCCTATCGCACCAGCGCCTTGGCGATCTGGCCCAAGGTCGCCAGCGCCTCCACCACCTGGGTGTGGTCGGGATGCCCGAAATTGAGCCGCAGGTGATGGGTGAAGCGTTGATCGGCTGAGAACAGATGCCCCGGCGCAATGCCGATGTCATGCGACAGGGCCACCCGGTGCAGCTCCAGCGCGTCGATCTCGGCGGGCAATTCGACCCAGACGAAATAGCCGCCCTCTGGCTGAGTGACACGGGTGCCTGGCGGAAAGCGCTTGGCAATGGTCCTCAGCACGAGTTGACGATTCGTGACCAGTGCTTGCCGAAGCTGCCGCAGATGCCGGTCGTAGCCGCCCCGTCGGAGGTACTCGCTCAAGCCCTCCTGCATCGGCACCGGGGTCGCCAGGGAACTCATGAGCTTGCGACGGCTGACGTCCCTCGCGAAGCGGCCCGCAGCAGCCCAGCCGACGCGAAATCCCGGCGCCAGCGATTTCGAGAAGGAACTGCAGTGCAGCACCAGGCCGGCTTGGTCCCAGGTCTTCGCCGGCCGCGGGCGGGGACCGAAATACAGCTCACCGTAGACATCGTCCTCGATCAGCGGAATCTGGTGCTCGGCGAGCAGCGCCACCAACGCCGCCTTGGCCGCATCGGGCATGAGGCTGCCCAGCGGGTTCTGAAAATTCGGCATCAGCCAGCACGCCTTGACGGGATGGCGTTCGACGATGGACGCCAGCGCCGCCACATCCACGCCGGTGCGCGCGTGCGTCGCGACCTCGACCGCCCTGAGCCCGCGCCGCTCCAGAGCCTGCAACGCGCCATAGAAGGTCGGTGACTCGATGGCGACGAGGTCTCCCGGTTGGGTGACCGCCTCCAGGCACAGGTTCAGGGCTTCCATCGCGCCGTTGGTCACGACGACCTCATCCGCGTCGACCTTGCATCCCGCACCGAGGTAGCGCAGACCGATCTGGCGGCGCAGTTCGGCGCTGCCCGGCGAGAGGTCCTCGACGGTGCGCCACGGGTCGAGCCCGCGCGCCGCCTTGCCCAGCGCCAATGCCAGTTTGTCCAGCGGGAACAGGGTCGGACTCGGGAATGCCGAACCCAGCGGCACGACGGCCCGGTTGCGCGACAGGCCGAGCACCTGGAACACCAACTCGGACACCTCGACGCTTCTTTCCTCGGCCAACGGCTGCGACGCGTGAGG
The Roseateles amylovorans genome window above contains:
- a CDS encoding methyl-accepting chemotaxis protein yields the protein MSGPSAFTASMSGASLSPPAASGGQSIARRLLLVQALVLLIALIGSALGYWGLRRVAAETEDMYRSSLVTERTAADWYRNVFNGATRTTAIAASNDPTLATFFSAQATEATRISTELQQRLDKLLTTPQERASYDKVVELRKTFINLRDTITALKKSGETDKAKQLFEQQFQAASTAYLDGIRDIVQQQRDQLDAAMLAVVETNSRARIALVVFGVFSLLTGGALAVWLSRSITRPLHEAALVADAIANFDLSRQIRVVGNDETGQLLRALQKMQASLQRLIGEVRGSTDSITTASAEIASGNMDLSARTEQTASNLEEAAASLTELTGTVRQTADAATTANQLVSSAATNAQRGGEVMGQVVSTMGDISDSSRKIGDIIGVIDGIAFQTNILALNAAVEAARAGEQGRGFAVVASEVRSLAQRSAEAAKQIKTLIAASVERVESGSRLVQDAGTTMTDIVTSVQRVTDIIAEISAASREQSEGIDQVNAAVGHLDQMTQQNAALVEEAASAAESLKDQSKRLSTAIAIFRLG
- a CDS encoding DUF2145 domain-containing protein codes for the protein MSLRADAAAASCIDEPRRRSTEGKRRQGRRALGLLVGVGLMLSGLNAGAAVFCDRPSDLNAIDQDRQLRLVAEVKRVLQQAGPAAALVSRSGTDLDRFNIRYSHAGLALRDSANGAWSVRQLYYACDESRPRLFDQGLTGFLMSAGKIEPTRLSMVLLPPEPAQRLATLALDNRRALALLAPQYSANAYAFSTRYQNCNQWVAELMASAWSGEPPDDRPAAQQRLSALGYEPEAVRIPSHSLMFAAQFVPLVHLDDHPIDDLYALRMRVSTPASLEAFAHRLAPEAERVELCATADRLVVRRGWQPLDASCMPGAMDQIIALRD
- a CDS encoding CsgG/HfaB family protein codes for the protein MPATTLARSVLKSALVLSPLLLAGCLATAPTMGENKGTVSGAAGGAQAENQNSKLEHCDETLGTLAMFEDPQAPWWSQMRERQLGSTLPVLRLMVQQSNCFVIVERGKAFANMERERALMQSGETRAGSNFGQGQIVAADYTMSPEIQFAGKTGGAGGGIGTGAIGLITAVAANMSQNEASTTLLLVDNRSGVQIAAAEGTGKNFDFGFFGGSLFGNSAVAGGAYAKTPAGKVVTAAFADSFNQMVKALRNYKAQQVKGGLGTGGRLGVSGGSTAASKEADQQAAPAATPTKKPAAAAKPKTTTKSTPATGTGTK
- a CDS encoding PLP-dependent aminotransferase family protein is translated as MKRYEVLADDLAASIAAGQLRPGDRLPSVREASKDRGVSASTVFQAYYLLEARGLIEARPRSGYFVSQAAVPHPEPHASQPLAEERSVEVSELVFQVLGLSRNRAVVPLGSAFPSPTLFPLDKLALALGKAARGLDPWRTVEDLSPGSAELRRQIGLRYLGAGCKVDADEVVVTNGAMEALNLCLEAVTQPGDLVAIESPTFYGALQALERRGLRAVEVATHARTGVDVAALASIVERHPVKACWLMPNFQNPLGSLMPDAAKAALVALLAEHQIPLIEDDVYGELYFGPRPRPAKTWDQAGLVLHCSSFSKSLAPGFRVGWAAAGRFARDVSRRKLMSSLATPVPMQEGLSEYLRRGGYDRHLRQLRQALVTNRQLVLRTIAKRFPPGTRVTQPEGGYFVWVELPAEIDALELHRVALSHDIGIAPGHLFSADQRFTHHLRLNFGHPDHTQVVEALATLGQIAKALVR